One part of the Verrucomicrobiia bacterium genome encodes these proteins:
- a CDS encoding UPF0175 family protein: protein MTEVMMQLPETVSLALKVPNEALGKELLFAAAVKLFELGRLSSGAAAELAGVPKPLFLSKLSEYGVSTFDLKKEELRREMALA from the coding sequence ATGACCGAGGTGATGATGCAACTGCCGGAAACGGTATCGCTGGCTCTTAAAGTGCCAAATGAGGCATTGGGCAAGGAGCTTCTTTTTGCGGCGGCGGTCAAACTTTTTGAGCTGGGCAGACTTTCATCTGGCGCGGCTGCGGAATTGGCGGGTGTGCCGAAGCCGCTTTTTCTCTCCAAGCTTTCCGAATACGGAGTTTCTACTTTTGACCTGAAGAAGGAAGAATTACGGCGGGAGATGGCTTTGGCTTGA
- the tig gene encoding trigger factor, which produces MNVTVENLAPCKKLMRVEVESKDVDAAFESMIKNFQRDAALPGFRPGKAPKDMVAKRYEKDIQDEVKKKLIPESYRKAVDEQKLDVVGYPDIEEIQFGRGQTLQFAATIETAPDFQLPEYKGLAVKRENTTVTDADVERAVNMLRERQADYKTAERAAEATDIAVVNYTGTCEGKPVTDIAPTAKGLTEQQNFWVNLDGTSFIPGFAAQVIGAKAGDKRTVNVEFPADFVTPQLAGKKGVYEVELVEVKEKVLPTLDEAFAKSYGAESVEKLLAGVRTDLENELNFKKSRSVRNQVIEQLLGSVTFDLPETAVSQETRNVVYNIVQENQKRGVPTELIEGKKEEIYSAAADSAKSRVKTSFLLQKIAEKEGIKVSQEEVLARIQQLAQMYQIPPDKFIKDLQKRNGVVEIYDQVSNEKTLALLEQNAKIEDVTVEAPKPA; this is translated from the coding sequence GTGAACGTGACAGTTGAAAATTTGGCCCCGTGCAAAAAATTGATGCGCGTGGAGGTGGAGTCCAAGGACGTGGATGCCGCGTTTGAATCCATGATCAAGAATTTCCAGCGCGATGCCGCGCTGCCGGGTTTCCGCCCGGGGAAAGCGCCCAAGGACATGGTCGCCAAGCGCTACGAAAAAGACATCCAGGATGAAGTGAAAAAGAAGCTCATCCCCGAGTCTTACCGCAAGGCGGTGGATGAACAGAAGCTCGACGTCGTTGGCTATCCCGACATCGAGGAAATCCAGTTTGGCCGCGGCCAGACGTTGCAATTCGCCGCCACCATCGAAACCGCGCCCGACTTTCAACTGCCGGAATACAAAGGCCTCGCCGTGAAGCGCGAGAACACGACCGTCACCGATGCCGACGTGGAACGCGCGGTGAACATGCTGCGCGAGCGGCAGGCGGATTATAAGACCGCGGAGCGCGCCGCCGAGGCGACGGATATTGCGGTGGTGAATTACACCGGCACTTGCGAAGGCAAGCCGGTCACCGACATCGCGCCCACGGCGAAGGGTCTCACTGAGCAACAGAATTTCTGGGTCAATCTCGACGGCACCAGTTTCATTCCTGGTTTTGCCGCGCAAGTCATCGGCGCGAAGGCGGGCGACAAGCGCACGGTGAATGTGGAATTCCCGGCGGATTTTGTGACGCCCCAACTGGCCGGCAAGAAAGGCGTTTATGAAGTCGAACTGGTTGAGGTGAAAGAAAAAGTTTTGCCGACATTGGACGAGGCGTTTGCGAAATCCTACGGCGCGGAGAGTGTGGAGAAATTGCTTGCCGGTGTGCGCACGGACCTCGAGAACGAATTAAATTTCAAGAAGAGCCGCAGCGTGCGCAATCAGGTGATCGAACAGTTGCTCGGCAGTGTGACGTTTGATTTGCCGGAAACGGCGGTGTCGCAGGAAACCCGCAACGTGGTCTATAACATCGTCCAGGAAAATCAAAAGCGCGGTGTGCCCACGGAATTGATCGAAGGGAAGAAAGAAGAAATCTATTCCGCCGCCGCGGACAGCGCGAAGAGCCGGGTGAAGACAAGCTTCCTGTTGCAGAAAATTGCCGAGAAGGAAGGCATCAAGGTTTCGCAGGAGGAAGTGCTTGCGCGCATCCAGCAGCTTGCGCAGATGTATCAGATTCCGCCGGACAAATTCATCAAGGATTTGCAGAAGCGCAATGGCGTAGTGGAAATCTACGACCAGGTGTCCAATGAAAAGACGCTCGCGCTGCTCGAACAGAACGCGAAGATTGAAGACGTGACCGTCGAAGCGCCGAAGCCCGCTTAA
- a CDS encoding threonine--tRNA ligase, with protein sequence MPDEQQNPERKSLDDRNKMTDLERIRHSCAHVLATAILRIWPDAQFAAGPPVENGFYYDVELGHRISPEDFAQIEAEMKKETKANNVFEKVVVTREQALADAKSGRLASLGERGTPSKFKLDIVQNIPENEPISYYKNGDFLDLCAGPHVMRTGNIGAFKLTHVASAYYKGDEKNPQLQRIYGTAFKNKTEMDAYFTMLEEAKGRDHRKIGHEMGLFAMDTEYVGPGMPLWLPKGTAILEELEKLAKETEFAAGYVRVKTPHLAREKMYITSGHLPYYAESMFPPMELREGKNNQSITVSELLKLFAKGPVSEGTLTNLYSMAKEYADEEETPFDRYYLKAMNCPHHHRIFAAEPRSYRELPLRLAEYGTCYRYEQSGELFGLMRVRTLNMNDAHIYCTEEQFAQEFNAVNEMYLKYFKIFGIEKYQMRFSTHGKEGLGKKYVNEPELWKKTEDMVRQVLIDSKINYVEVANEGAFYGPKIDVQVWSVIGREFTLATNQVDFAVPARFGLTYRDKDNTEKTPLCIHRAPLGTHERFIGFLIEHYAGNFPLWLAPEQVRVLTLGDEAPLVDYAKKIVAELRANLVRAEGDYSTNPIKAKISEAEHAKVHTMLVIGGRDMDANNVSVRLHGKGNLGAKPKAEVIADIIASIKERRA encoded by the coding sequence ATGCCCGACGAACAACAAAATCCCGAACGCAAATCTCTCGACGATCGCAACAAAATGACCGACCTCGAGCGCATCCGCCATTCCTGCGCGCACGTTCTCGCCACGGCCATCCTGCGCATCTGGCCTGACGCCCAATTCGCCGCTGGGCCGCCCGTCGAAAACGGTTTTTATTACGACGTCGAGCTTGGACATCGCATTTCGCCGGAGGATTTCGCGCAGATCGAAGCCGAGATGAAAAAGGAAACGAAGGCGAACAATGTCTTCGAAAAAGTCGTGGTGACTCGCGAACAGGCGCTGGCCGATGCAAAGAGCGGACGCCTGGCATCGCTGGGCGAACGCGGCACACCGAGCAAATTCAAATTGGACATCGTGCAGAATATTCCGGAGAACGAGCCGATTTCGTATTACAAGAACGGCGATTTCCTCGATCTGTGCGCCGGCCCACACGTCATGCGCACCGGCAACATCGGCGCGTTCAAGCTCACGCACGTCGCGAGCGCCTATTATAAAGGCGATGAAAAAAATCCGCAGCTTCAGCGCATTTACGGAACCGCGTTCAAGAACAAGACCGAGATGGACGCCTACTTCACCATGCTCGAAGAAGCCAAGGGCCGCGACCATCGCAAGATCGGCCACGAGATGGGCTTGTTCGCGATGGACACCGAATACGTCGGCCCCGGCATGCCGCTCTGGTTGCCAAAAGGCACCGCGATTCTGGAAGAACTCGAGAAGCTCGCGAAGGAAACTGAATTCGCCGCCGGTTATGTGCGGGTGAAGACTCCGCATCTCGCGCGTGAGAAGATGTACATCACTTCAGGACATTTGCCTTATTACGCGGAGAGTATGTTTCCGCCGATGGAACTTCGTGAAGGTAAGAATAACCAATCGATCACTGTTAGTGAACTTTTGAAATTATTCGCGAAAGGCCCCGTGTCTGAGGGAACATTAACTAATCTCTATTCGATGGCCAAAGAGTATGCTGACGAAGAGGAAACGCCATTCGACCGCTACTACCTCAAAGCCATGAACTGCCCGCATCACCACCGTATTTTTGCGGCGGAACCGCGCAGTTATCGCGAGTTGCCCTTGCGCCTCGCGGAGTATGGGACTTGTTATCGTTACGAGCAGTCGGGAGAATTGTTCGGCCTCATGCGTGTCCGCACGCTCAACATGAACGACGCGCATATCTATTGCACCGAGGAACAATTCGCGCAGGAGTTCAATGCCGTGAACGAAATGTATCTCAAATATTTCAAGATCTTCGGCATCGAGAAATATCAGATGCGGTTCAGCACCCACGGCAAGGAAGGCCTCGGCAAAAAATACGTCAACGAACCTGAGCTTTGGAAAAAGACTGAGGACATGGTGCGCCAGGTATTGATTGATTCCAAAATCAATTACGTTGAAGTGGCCAATGAAGGTGCGTTCTACGGCCCGAAGATTGATGTGCAGGTCTGGAGCGTCATCGGCCGCGAATTCACGCTCGCGACCAATCAGGTGGACTTCGCCGTGCCCGCGCGTTTCGGCCTCACCTATCGCGACAAGGACAACACCGAGAAAACGCCGTTGTGCATCCATCGCGCGCCGCTGGGCACACACGAGCGGTTCATCGGATTTCTCATTGAACATTACGCGGGGAATTTTCCGTTGTGGCTCGCGCCGGAACAGGTGCGCGTGCTCACGCTCGGTGACGAAGCGCCGCTGGTGGATTACGCAAAAAAAATCGTGGCCGAGTTGCGCGCGAATCTTGTGCGCGCCGAAGGCGATTACAGCACAAACCCCATCAAGGCAAAAATCTCCGAAGCGGAACACGCCAAGGTTCACACCATGCTCGTGATCGGCGGCCGCGACATGGACGCCAACAACGTGAGCGTGCGTCTCCACGGCAAAGGCAACCTCGGCGCGAAGCCAAAGGCCGAAGTCATCGCGGATATAATCGCCAGCATCAAAGAACGTCGGGCGTAA
- the mutL gene encoding DNA mismatch repair endonuclease MutL, producing MTGPAFAVSHRMNRIRLLPEQVANQIAAGEVVERPASVVKELVENALDARATRITVEIQAGGRSLIRVTDDGFGMSRDDALLCLERHATSKIQRAEDLSAVATMGFRGEALPSIASVSRFVLTTREREDGLPEATQIVINGGKILEVKAAGSAPGTSIEVRQLFFNLPARRKFLRSEETEFAHVQHYLVLAALAYPEVAFTLLKDTRLVWQLPAANFGADAASRLAALRERMRAVHGGEQKLLAVDYSVELSESNISEDIESGVSVLQEPTSSTFRIWGFIGAPGVSRSTREDQHLFVNRRPVENRGLNFALLEGYHTALMKGRFPVCCLFIEINPASVDVNIHPAKREIKFHQEAQVRRLMAQAVRETLLRFHGTNTRAEISSPVSAPKSPAPAIEPDLPEPAFSFPPMPRLTPVTPSLAPPTQTSSAWPARPPGETKSPTPVFPPATIPSAPPPSAASIPLLNVPLRLVGVIGRLYVVLESDRGLVLLDQHAAHERILFEQMLSRLEQKGLADSQKLLLPETVELSVRDAHFLREQLPTLGRLGVGLSEFGERTFLLDALPPFVKVPDARRFVLELVDELKSAGQEVNSLRLGEHTIAKTVCRHAVKANDPLAGPELQNLVEDLRRCTMPYTCPHGRPTLIEMNYRELEKKFGRTQ from the coding sequence TTGACCGGCCCAGCTTTCGCCGTATCGCATCGCATGAATCGCATCCGCCTCCTGCCGGAACAAGTCGCCAACCAGATCGCCGCTGGCGAAGTGGTCGAGCGGCCTGCCAGTGTGGTCAAGGAATTGGTCGAGAATGCGCTCGACGCGCGCGCGACGCGCATCACCGTAGAAATCCAAGCCGGCGGCCGTAGCCTCATCCGCGTTACCGATGATGGCTTCGGCATGAGCCGCGACGACGCTCTTCTTTGCCTTGAACGCCATGCCACCAGCAAAATTCAGCGGGCGGAAGACCTGAGCGCCGTGGCTACGATGGGCTTTCGCGGCGAAGCCTTGCCGAGCATCGCCAGTGTGAGCCGTTTCGTCCTTACCACGCGCGAGCGCGAAGACGGTTTGCCGGAAGCCACGCAAATCGTCATCAATGGCGGAAAAATTCTCGAAGTAAAAGCCGCCGGCAGCGCGCCAGGCACGAGCATCGAAGTGCGCCAGCTCTTTTTCAATTTGCCCGCGCGCCGAAAATTTTTACGCAGCGAAGAAACCGAGTTCGCGCACGTCCAGCATTATCTTGTGCTCGCCGCGCTTGCGTATCCCGAAGTCGCCTTCACGCTTTTGAAGGACACCCGGCTCGTGTGGCAACTGCCCGCCGCTAATTTCGGCGCCGATGCCGCGTCCCGTCTCGCCGCTCTCCGCGAACGCATGCGGGCGGTTCATGGCGGCGAACAAAAACTTTTGGCGGTGGATTACTCAGTCGAACTCAGCGAGTCGAACATTTCGGAAGACATTGAGTCCGGCGTTTCCGTTTTGCAGGAACCGACGTCCTCGACTTTTCGGATATGGGGTTTTATCGGCGCACCCGGCGTTTCCCGTTCGACGCGTGAAGATCAGCATCTTTTTGTCAATCGCCGCCCGGTCGAAAATCGCGGCCTGAATTTTGCGTTGCTCGAAGGTTATCACACTGCCTTGATGAAAGGCCGCTTTCCCGTTTGCTGCCTGTTTATCGAGATCAATCCTGCTTCGGTGGACGTCAACATCCACCCCGCCAAGCGCGAAATAAAATTTCATCAGGAAGCGCAGGTGCGGCGTCTCATGGCCCAGGCCGTGCGCGAAACCCTGCTGCGTTTTCACGGCACAAACACGCGCGCGGAAATTTCATCTCCCGTTTCCGCGCCAAAAAGTCCCGCGCCCGCCATCGAACCCGATTTGCCGGAGCCAGCTTTCTCATTTCCGCCGATGCCGCGACTCACACCCGTTACGCCATCGCTCGCACCACCCACACAGACATCTTCCGCATGGCCAGCGCGCCCACCGGGGGAAACCAAATCGCCCACGCCGGTTTTTCCGCCTGCGACTATTCCGTCCGCACCACCGCCATCCGCGGCAAGTATTCCGCTGCTCAATGTTCCTTTACGTTTGGTCGGTGTGATCGGACGGCTCTATGTCGTGCTCGAATCGGATCGCGGCCTCGTGCTGCTGGATCAGCACGCCGCGCATGAAAGAATTTTATTCGAGCAAATGCTCAGCCGCCTTGAGCAAAAAGGTTTGGCAGATTCGCAAAAATTATTGCTGCCTGAGACGGTGGAACTGTCTGTGCGTGACGCCCATTTTCTTCGCGAACAACTTCCCACACTCGGGCGCCTCGGCGTTGGCTTGAGCGAATTTGGTGAGCGCACGTTTCTCCTTGATGCGCTGCCGCCATTTGTGAAAGTCCCCGATGCCCGCCGCTTCGTACTCGAACTCGTGGACGAACTCAAATCCGCCGGGCAGGAAGTCAACAGTTTGCGCCTCGGTGAACATACGATTGCCAAAACCGTTTGCCGCCACGCCGTCAAGGCGAACGACCCACTCGCCGGTCCCGAATTGCAAAATCTCGTCGAGGACTTGCGCCGCTGCACCATGCCTTACACCTGCCCGCATGGCCGCCCCACGCTGATCGAAATGAACTACCGCGAACTCGAGAAAAAATTTGGCCGCACCCAATAG
- a CDS encoding amidohydrolase family protein yields the protein MSIGFAETLLLQNGIIHTISGETITNGQVMIAGDKIQSVGIATDQPPKADKIINLNGQHVYPGMIALNSAVGLSEIEAIRATQDNTEVGEFTSDVQSWIAVNPDSEIIPVTRVNGITHIEPAPKGGVVAGLSGLLQLSGWTIEQMEVKQPVALHVYWPGMGLDTTPKEKFKDPKKFKSLDDQAHEREEKLKSLAEFFLNARAYAAGRDALAKSGGADPGVNPPWEAMLPVVRGQIPIMVHADDLRQIKAALRWAKTNDYKIVIVGGADACRVGDELATQKVPVILESVFDQPAHDQDAYDVNFKAAEVLHHAGVKVAFGMGSASFNAPMAKNLPYLAAQAVAFGLPEDEALKGLTLYPAQILRVADRLGSIEPGKEATLFVCDGSILDLRANVKHLWIAGQEISLETRHTRLYEKYKNRPLPK from the coding sequence GTGTCCATTGGTTTTGCCGAAACCCTCCTCCTGCAAAACGGCATCATCCACACCATTTCCGGTGAAACCATCACCAACGGCCAGGTCATGATAGCCGGTGATAAAATTCAATCCGTCGGAATCGCCACCGATCAACCGCCGAAGGCCGACAAGATTATCAACTTGAATGGCCAGCATGTTTATCCCGGCATGATCGCATTGAACAGCGCCGTCGGGTTGAGTGAGATCGAGGCCATTCGCGCGACGCAAGACAACACCGAGGTCGGCGAATTCACGTCCGACGTCCAGTCGTGGATCGCGGTGAATCCCGATTCGGAAATCATCCCCGTCACGCGCGTCAACGGCATCACCCACATCGAGCCCGCGCCCAAGGGCGGCGTGGTCGCGGGCTTGTCCGGCTTGCTCCAACTCAGCGGCTGGACCATCGAGCAGATGGAAGTCAAACAACCGGTGGCGTTGCATGTTTATTGGCCAGGTATGGGACTCGACACCACGCCCAAGGAAAAATTCAAGGACCCAAAGAAATTCAAATCCCTCGACGATCAGGCGCATGAACGCGAAGAGAAATTAAAATCGCTCGCCGAATTTTTTCTCAATGCCCGCGCTTATGCCGCCGGTCGCGATGCCCTCGCCAAATCCGGTGGCGCGGATCCGGGCGTCAATCCGCCGTGGGAAGCGATGCTGCCGGTCGTGCGCGGCCAAATTCCCATCATGGTCCACGCCGATGACCTTCGCCAGATCAAGGCCGCGCTGCGTTGGGCGAAGACGAACGATTATAAAATCGTGATCGTCGGCGGCGCGGACGCCTGCCGCGTCGGAGACGAATTGGCCACCCAAAAAGTGCCGGTGATTCTCGAAAGCGTCTTCGATCAACCGGCGCACGACCAGGATGCTTACGATGTGAATTTCAAAGCAGCGGAAGTGCTGCATCACGCAGGCGTGAAAGTCGCGTTCGGCATGGGCTCGGCCAGCTTCAATGCTCCGATGGCAAAAAATCTTCCCTACTTGGCCGCGCAAGCCGTCGCGTTCGGTCTGCCCGAAGACGAAGCGCTCAAAGGTCTCACCCTTTATCCCGCGCAAATCCTTCGCGTCGCAGACCGCCTCGGCTCGATCGAACCCGGCAAGGAAGCCACCCTGTTCGTCTGCGACGGCAGTATCCTCGACCTCCGCGCCAACGTGAAACACCTCTGGATCGCCGGCCAGGAAATCAGCCTCGAAACCCGCCACACCCGCCTCTACGAAAAATACAAGAACCGCCCGCTGCCGAAGTAA
- a CDS encoding S46 family peptidase, whose amino-acid sequence MKVLLLALSLTAAVMSVRADEGMWLFNAPPRELLHERYQFDPSDVWLDHLQKSSVRFNSGGSGSFVSADGLLISNHHVGSDALQKLSNEKTNYVHDGFYARTQAEEIRCLDLELNVLQSIQDVTPQVNAAVSKDASAEQAFRARRKVIAEIEKESLDATGLRSDVVTLWQGGAYHLYRYKRYTDVRLVFAPEQQTAFFGGDPDNFEFPRYDLDICLFRTYENGQPAKITNYLKFSATGPADGDLVFVSGHPGHTSRLLTVAALEELRDQGLPYQLSTLKGLEVLVGTWSVRSDENARRARGVLFGLQNSRKALDGRLAGLLDPELIGKKLKDEQEFKSKLAGKPEFADALAAYDKIADATRALAAQSHRYTMLERAGAFRCQSFGIASQLLRASDEFPKPNGERLREFSDSGKVSLELSLFSEKPIYTDLEILLLSDSLTRFATEFGGKDPTVKKVLAGKSPHERAVELINDTKVRDVAFRKKLYAGGAAAVTAANDPMIELARLIDPEARAMRKVADEQDEIKQEAYAAIARARNAILGTAGYPDATFTLRLAFGTVKGYEEDRRPIPAFTTFAGLYDRAAMMKERPPFNLMPSWQKHRGQLDLKTPFNFVSTDDIIGGNSGSPVVNRTGEFVGIIFDGNLQSLPWDYAFSDRQGRATSVDSAAIVAALKQVYGAKSLANELATGHAK is encoded by the coding sequence ATGAAAGTTTTACTGCTCGCGTTGTCCCTTACCGCCGCTGTGATGTCCGTTCGCGCTGATGAAGGCATGTGGCTTTTCAATGCACCGCCGCGCGAACTTCTCCACGAGCGTTATCAATTTGATCCCTCCGACGTCTGGCTCGACCATTTGCAAAAATCTTCCGTGCGCTTTAACTCCGGCGGTTCGGGCAGTTTCGTCAGCGCGGATGGATTGCTGATTTCCAACCATCACGTCGGCTCCGATGCGTTGCAAAAGCTCAGCAACGAAAAAACGAATTATGTGCACGACGGTTTTTATGCACGCACGCAGGCCGAGGAAATCCGTTGCCTCGATCTCGAACTGAATGTGTTGCAATCCATCCAGGATGTTACGCCGCAGGTCAATGCCGCCGTATCGAAAGACGCGAGCGCCGAACAGGCTTTTCGCGCGCGCCGCAAAGTTATCGCGGAAATCGAAAAGGAATCGCTGGATGCCACAGGTCTGCGCTCGGATGTCGTAACGCTCTGGCAAGGCGGCGCGTATCATCTCTACCGCTACAAACGCTACACGGATGTCCGCCTCGTTTTTGCGCCCGAACAACAAACTGCCTTCTTCGGCGGCGACCCGGATAATTTTGAATTTCCCCGTTACGATTTGGACATCTGCCTTTTTCGCACTTATGAAAACGGCCAACCTGCGAAGATAACGAACTATCTAAAATTCTCCGCGACCGGCCCTGCGGATGGTGATCTCGTTTTTGTCTCCGGCCATCCGGGACATACGAGCCGCCTGTTGACGGTGGCGGCGCTGGAGGAATTGCGCGACCAAGGGTTGCCGTATCAACTTTCCACGTTGAAAGGGCTCGAAGTTCTCGTCGGAACTTGGAGTGTGCGCAGCGATGAAAATGCCCGGCGCGCGCGCGGAGTTCTGTTTGGCCTTCAAAACAGCCGGAAGGCGCTCGACGGACGCCTCGCGGGCTTGCTCGATCCCGAATTGATCGGGAAGAAGCTCAAAGACGAGCAGGAGTTCAAATCCAAGCTCGCCGGCAAACCTGAATTTGCCGATGCGCTGGCGGCGTATGATAAAATCGCCGATGCCACCAGGGCGTTGGCGGCGCAATCGCATCGGTACACGATGTTGGAACGCGCGGGCGCTTTCCGCTGCCAAAGTTTTGGCATCGCCAGCCAACTGCTCCGCGCGAGTGACGAATTTCCCAAGCCGAACGGCGAACGCCTTCGCGAATTTTCCGACTCGGGAAAGGTATCGCTCGAGTTGTCGCTGTTTTCTGAAAAACCGATTTACACTGATTTGGAAATTTTGCTTTTGTCGGATTCGCTGACGCGTTTCGCCACGGAGTTTGGCGGCAAGGATCCGACGGTCAAAAAAGTTCTCGCGGGCAAATCGCCGCACGAGCGGGCGGTTGAATTGATCAATGACACCAAGGTCCGCGATGTGGCCTTTCGCAAAAAACTTTACGCCGGAGGCGCCGCCGCCGTGACTGCCGCGAATGATCCGATGATTGAACTTGCGCGGCTCATTGATCCCGAAGCGCGCGCAATGCGAAAAGTGGCCGATGAACAGGACGAAATCAAACAGGAGGCGTATGCCGCCATCGCCCGCGCACGCAACGCCATTCTTGGCACCGCCGGTTATCCCGATGCGACCTTCACCCTGCGCCTCGCCTTCGGCACGGTAAAAGGTTACGAAGAGGATCGCCGTCCTATTCCCGCGTTCACCACGTTTGCCGGACTTTATGACCGTGCGGCGATGATGAAAGAACGTCCACCCTTTAACCTTATGCCATCCTGGCAAAAGCATCGTGGCCAACTCGATCTGAAGACGCCGTTCAATTTTGTCAGCACTGACGATATCATCGGCGGTAACTCCGGCAGTCCGGTGGTGAACCGCACGGGCGAATTCGTCGGGATTATCTTCGACGGCAACCTGCAAAGTCTGCCGTGGGATTATGCGTTCAGCGACCGGCAAGGCCGCGCGACTTCGGTGGACTCCGCCGCAATCGTCGCCGCGTTGAAGCAAGTCTATGGCGCGAAATCGCTGGCAAATGAATTGGCCACAGGACATGCAAAATGA